A stretch of Myceligenerans xiligouense DNA encodes these proteins:
- a CDS encoding IclR family transcriptional regulator domain-containing protein, producing MSGGATEDGEGRQGEFVQSLERGLAVIRAFGAGHPAMTLSEVAREAGLSRASARRFLHTLVELGYVATDGRSFALRPRALELGYAYLSGLTLPEVAQPHLEALSEQVGESTSVAVLDGADVVYVARVATRRIMSAAIQVGTRFPAYATSMGRAVLSARDDEVRDDLLARTELLPLTPWTLTSPDALRAELARVREQGYAFVDQELEEGLRSLAVAVRGADGEAVAAVNVSAPVRRGDVDTLIAEILPPLRATAAEIEADFQRVP from the coding sequence GTGAGCGGAGGGGCAACCGAGGACGGCGAGGGCCGGCAGGGCGAGTTCGTGCAGTCGCTCGAGCGAGGCCTGGCCGTGATTCGGGCCTTCGGTGCTGGGCACCCTGCCATGACCCTGAGCGAGGTCGCGCGAGAAGCGGGTTTGAGCAGGGCGTCCGCGCGCAGGTTCCTGCACACCCTGGTCGAGCTCGGCTACGTGGCGACGGACGGGCGCAGCTTCGCGCTGCGCCCGCGCGCCCTGGAGCTCGGCTACGCCTACCTTTCGGGGCTGACGCTGCCGGAGGTCGCCCAGCCGCACCTGGAAGCCTTGAGCGAGCAGGTCGGCGAGTCCACCTCGGTGGCCGTGCTGGACGGCGCGGACGTGGTCTACGTCGCCCGGGTGGCCACTCGCCGGATCATGAGCGCGGCAATCCAGGTGGGGACGCGTTTTCCCGCCTACGCCACCTCCATGGGCCGAGCGGTTCTGTCGGCTCGGGACGACGAAGTCCGCGACGACCTCCTCGCCCGAACCGAACTGCTGCCCCTGACGCCGTGGACCCTCACGTCTCCGGACGCCTTGCGCGCCGAGCTGGCGCGGGTCCGCGAGCAGGGCTATGCGTTCGTGGACCAGGAACTGGAAGAAGGGTTGCGTTCACTGGCCGTCGCCGTGCGGGGCGCCGACGGCGAGGCCGTCGCCGCGGTCAACGTGTCCGCACCCGTGCGGCGCGGGGACGTGGACACGCTCATCGCCGAGATCCTGCCGCCGCTGCGCGCGACGGCGGCCGAGATCGAGGCCGACTTCCAGCGGGTTCCGTAG
- a CDS encoding thiolase family protein — protein sequence MRQAFVYDAVRTPFGRYGGGLAGARPDDLAAFVLEQQVARAQSLDPALVDDVILGNANGAGEDNRNVARMAVLLAGLPVTVPAVTLNRLCGSALDAAIQGARAIECGDADVVLAGGVESMSRAPWVVPKPDRGFPAGNLEMVSTTLGWRLTNDRMEPDWTVSMGEGTERLRERFGISRERQDEFALRSHRLAHEAWEAGRYDDLVVTYTGPGAGKEPPARDEPIRPGGTLEKLASLTPSFRPDGTITAANASPLTDGASVALLGSEAAADLTGLRPLARVAGRAAVAGEPQYFGYAPVEAANTALERSGITWDDVAAVELNEAFAAQSLACVDAWKIDEAIVNAWGGAIAVGHPLGASGTRVLGTLARRLRAEHARWGVAAICIGVGQGLAVVLENAEAGG from the coding sequence ATGAGGCAGGCATTCGTGTACGACGCGGTCCGGACACCGTTCGGCCGGTACGGCGGCGGGCTCGCCGGCGCCCGACCGGACGATCTCGCCGCGTTCGTGCTGGAACAGCAGGTCGCCCGGGCCCAGAGCCTTGATCCCGCGCTGGTCGACGACGTGATCCTCGGCAACGCCAACGGCGCGGGTGAGGACAATCGCAACGTCGCCCGGATGGCCGTCCTCCTCGCGGGCCTGCCGGTCACCGTGCCCGCCGTCACGCTGAACCGCCTGTGCGGCTCTGCCCTCGACGCGGCGATCCAGGGCGCGCGGGCCATCGAGTGCGGCGACGCCGACGTCGTCCTCGCCGGTGGTGTCGAGTCCATGAGCCGTGCTCCCTGGGTGGTTCCGAAGCCGGATCGCGGCTTCCCCGCCGGGAACCTGGAGATGGTGTCCACCACGCTGGGCTGGCGTCTCACCAACGACCGCATGGAGCCCGACTGGACGGTCTCCATGGGGGAGGGCACCGAGCGCCTGCGCGAGCGGTTCGGGATCTCCCGCGAACGCCAGGACGAGTTCGCGCTGCGGTCACACCGCCTCGCGCACGAGGCGTGGGAAGCCGGGCGCTACGACGACCTGGTGGTGACATACACGGGGCCGGGCGCGGGCAAGGAGCCGCCGGCCCGTGACGAGCCCATTCGGCCGGGTGGCACGCTCGAGAAGCTTGCCTCGCTCACGCCGAGTTTTCGCCCCGACGGCACCATCACGGCCGCGAACGCCTCTCCGTTGACCGACGGGGCGAGCGTGGCCCTGCTCGGCTCGGAGGCCGCGGCGGATCTCACGGGCCTGCGTCCGCTGGCTCGCGTGGCGGGCCGCGCGGCGGTCGCCGGCGAGCCGCAGTATTTCGGGTACGCGCCCGTGGAGGCCGCGAACACGGCTTTGGAGCGGTCAGGCATCACGTGGGACGACGTGGCCGCGGTGGAGCTGAACGAGGCGTTCGCGGCACAGTCGCTGGCATGCGTCGACGCCTGGAAGATCGACGAGGCGATCGTGAACGCGTGGGGCGGCGCGATCGCCGTCGGGCATCCCCTGGGTGCGTCCGGGACGCGCGTGCTCGGCACCCTCGCCCGGCGACTGAGGGCCGAGCACGCCCGGTGGGGTGTCGCGGCGATCTGCATCGGCGTGGGGCAGGGCCTGGCGGTGGTGCTCGAGAACGCCGAGGCCGGCGGATGA
- a CDS encoding IS1634 family transposase, translated as MAFIRRVRTASGATAVQIAEYVGGRRQRIVEHLGSAHSEAELGLLLERARGLLADGRQGVLDLGLEPTTRAVGLVPAPGEPALLGGQPVPSQAPRVGPARVESTASRVLFDALVGVFADLGFDGIGDETFRDLVIARIVEPTSILDVGRVLKDLGHSPASEKTMRRTLARCVGNGYRDQIAGLCFDHAQASGDVSLCLYDVTTLYFEVEKEDGLRKVGYSKERRVDPQIVVGLLVDRYGFPLEIGCFEGNKAERLTIVPIIEQFQARHGIEGIVVVADAGMLSAGNLAELDRAGLGFIVGSRMTKAPIDLESHFRWHGDAFTDAQVIDTITPKTGQNLENDPMLRSEPVWDPATHTRSWRAVWSFSRKRFVRDNATLTLQENRARDVIDGSRTAKATRFVKTSGDARTLDEKALARARALAGLKGYVTNIPATVMPPAEVMTCYHDLWHVEQSFRMSKTDLAARPMFARTRDAIEAHLTIVFTALAVARAAQDRTGLAIRNIVRQLRPLRSATITINGTTATFPPAIPTPQQTILDALNRDDVTH; from the coding sequence GTGGCGTTCATTCGACGGGTCCGGACCGCGTCCGGGGCGACGGCTGTGCAGATCGCGGAGTACGTCGGCGGGCGTCGTCAGCGGATCGTGGAGCACCTCGGGTCGGCGCACTCCGAGGCCGAGCTCGGCCTCCTGCTGGAACGGGCCCGCGGCCTGCTTGCCGACGGCCGGCAGGGTGTCCTTGACTTGGGTCTGGAGCCCACGACGCGCGCGGTGGGACTGGTCCCGGCTCCTGGCGAGCCGGCCTTGCTCGGCGGCCAGCCGGTCCCGTCTCAGGCGCCGCGGGTCGGTCCCGCGCGGGTGGAGTCGACCGCTTCGCGTGTCTTGTTCGACGCTCTGGTAGGCGTGTTCGCCGACCTGGGGTTCGACGGGATCGGGGACGAGACGTTCCGGGACCTGGTGATCGCGCGGATCGTGGAGCCGACCTCGATCCTGGACGTGGGGCGGGTTCTGAAGGACCTGGGCCACAGCCCGGCGAGCGAGAAGACGATGCGCCGCACCCTGGCCCGCTGCGTCGGCAACGGCTACCGCGACCAGATCGCCGGGTTGTGCTTCGATCACGCGCAGGCCAGCGGTGATGTGTCGTTGTGTTTGTACGACGTCACCACGCTCTACTTCGAGGTCGAGAAAGAGGACGGGCTGCGGAAGGTCGGCTACTCCAAGGAACGACGAGTCGACCCGCAGATCGTCGTGGGCCTGCTGGTGGACCGGTACGGGTTCCCGCTGGAGATCGGCTGTTTCGAGGGGAACAAGGCAGAGCGCCTGACGATTGTGCCGATCATCGAGCAGTTCCAGGCTCGCCACGGTATCGAGGGGATCGTGGTGGTCGCCGACGCGGGCATGCTGTCGGCGGGCAACCTGGCCGAGCTGGACCGCGCCGGGCTCGGGTTCATCGTCGGCTCAAGGATGACCAAGGCACCGATCGACCTGGAGTCCCACTTCCGCTGGCACGGGGACGCGTTCACCGACGCCCAGGTCATCGACACCATCACCCCGAAGACCGGGCAGAACCTCGAGAACGACCCGATGCTGCGCAGCGAACCGGTCTGGGACCCGGCCACGCACACGCGGTCCTGGCGGGCGGTGTGGTCCTTCTCCCGCAAACGGTTCGTGCGCGACAACGCGACCTTGACCCTGCAGGAGAACCGCGCCCGGGACGTGATCGACGGATCCCGGACCGCGAAGGCCACGAGGTTCGTCAAGACCAGCGGGGACGCACGCACCCTGGACGAGAAGGCACTGGCCCGAGCCCGAGCGCTGGCCGGGCTGAAGGGCTACGTCACCAACATCCCGGCCACGGTGATGCCGCCGGCAGAGGTGATGACCTGTTACCACGACCTGTGGCACGTGGAGCAGTCCTTCCGGATGAGCAAGACCGATCTGGCCGCCCGGCCGATGTTCGCCCGCACCCGCGACGCGATCGAGGCGCACCTGACCATCGTGTTCACCGCCCTGGCCGTCGCCCGCGCAGCCCAGGACCGCACCGGCCTGGCGATCCGCAACATCGTGCGCCAGCTACGCCCCCTGCGCTCGGCAACGATCACCATCAACGGCACCACCGCCACGTTCCCGCCCGCGATCCCCACCCCACAGCAGACCATCCTCGACGCACTGAACCGCGACGACGTCACGCACTAA
- a CDS encoding RrF2 family transcriptional regulator, with translation MRISARADYAVRAAAELAAADNAVPVRAEALATAQGIPYRFLEGILSDLRRDGLVVSQRGAGGGYRLARLADQVTIADVIRAVDGPLVFVRGKRPSDLEYQGPAAPLLQVWVALRANVRTVLEQVTLADLVTDGLPTEIRDLVRTEDAWENA, from the coding sequence ATGAGGATCTCCGCACGCGCCGACTACGCGGTGAGGGCCGCGGCCGAACTCGCCGCGGCCGACAACGCGGTGCCCGTACGCGCCGAAGCGCTCGCCACGGCACAAGGCATTCCGTACCGGTTCCTGGAGGGGATTCTCAGCGACCTGCGCCGGGACGGGCTCGTGGTGAGCCAGCGCGGAGCCGGCGGCGGCTACCGCCTGGCCCGGCTCGCGGACCAGGTCACGATCGCCGATGTGATCCGTGCCGTGGACGGACCGCTCGTCTTCGTCCGTGGCAAGCGGCCTTCCGACCTGGAGTACCAGGGTCCCGCCGCCCCGTTGCTCCAGGTCTGGGTGGCACTGCGCGCGAACGTCCGCACGGTTCTGGAGCAGGTGACGCTCGCCGACCTCGTGACCGACGGCCTGCCGACGGAGATCCGGGACCTGGTCAGGACCGAGGACGCGTGGGAGAACGCGTGA
- a CDS encoding MogA/MoaB family molybdenum cofactor biosynthesis protein: MTTDRAAVITVSDRCARGESEDRSGPLLVRILADHGIKDVVTRVVPDGIESVRDVLRWTLAQQARLIFTTGGTGVTPRDLTPEGTRGLLDTEIPGIAEAIRARGASGGVPTAVLSRGLAGIIRAPNGSRPALVVNLPGSTGAVRDGAEVVLPLWPHLRDQLDGGDHTTSPEG; encoded by the coding sequence ATGACCACCGACCGCGCCGCCGTCATCACCGTGTCGGATCGCTGTGCCCGCGGCGAGTCGGAGGATCGCTCCGGTCCCCTCCTCGTGCGAATTCTGGCCGACCACGGGATCAAAGACGTCGTCACCCGTGTCGTGCCGGACGGCATCGAGTCCGTACGTGACGTCCTGCGCTGGACGCTTGCCCAGCAGGCGCGGCTCATCTTCACCACCGGCGGTACAGGTGTCACTCCCCGCGATCTCACGCCCGAGGGCACCCGAGGGCTGCTCGACACGGAGATTCCGGGCATCGCCGAGGCGATCCGCGCCCGCGGCGCGAGCGGGGGCGTCCCCACCGCCGTCCTGTCCCGGGGTCTCGCCGGCATCATCCGGGCGCCGAACGGCAGCCGGCCGGCGCTGGTCGTGAACCTGCCCGGCTCCACGGGAGCAGTGCGCGACGGCGCCGAGGTCGTTCTGCCGCTCTGGCCGCACCTTCGCGACCAGCTCGACGGCGGCGACCACACCACCTCACCGGAGGGGTAG
- a CDS encoding MoaD/ThiS family protein: MIQVRYFAGAREATGIGAEDLPGPTTTGRLRAALTARHGAGLGTVLPKCTFLVAGARVTSDETPVPDGATVDVLPPFAGG; the protein is encoded by the coding sequence ATGATCCAGGTGCGGTACTTCGCCGGAGCGCGCGAGGCAACGGGAATCGGCGCGGAGGACCTCCCCGGCCCGACGACGACGGGCCGCCTGCGGGCAGCCCTGACGGCGCGGCACGGCGCCGGCCTGGGAACGGTGCTGCCCAAGTGCACGTTCCTGGTGGCCGGAGCGCGAGTGACCTCGGACGAGACTCCGGTCCCCGACGGGGCGACGGTGGATGTGCTCCCGCCTTTCGCGGGCGGCTGA
- the moaC gene encoding cyclic pyranopterin monophosphate synthase MoaC, producing the protein MTFTHLDDRGQARMVDVTTKQPTVRSATATGHVACAPDVVAALRSGEVPKGDVLAVARIAGIAGAKRTAELLPLAHVIGVHGAVVDLQVTDDGVDITATVRTADRTGVEMEALTAVSIAGLAVVDMVKGLDKSVSLADVRLVAKTGGKSGDWTRPATGQEARTP; encoded by the coding sequence GTGACCTTCACGCATCTCGACGACCGCGGCCAGGCCCGCATGGTCGACGTCACCACCAAGCAGCCCACCGTGCGTTCCGCGACCGCGACCGGTCACGTCGCCTGCGCGCCCGACGTCGTCGCGGCACTGCGCTCGGGAGAGGTGCCCAAGGGCGACGTGCTCGCCGTGGCTCGCATCGCCGGCATCGCGGGCGCCAAGCGCACCGCCGAGCTCCTGCCGCTCGCGCACGTGATCGGCGTGCACGGTGCCGTGGTGGACCTCCAGGTCACCGACGACGGCGTGGACATCACCGCCACCGTCCGCACCGCGGACCGCACCGGCGTGGAGATGGAGGCGTTGACCGCCGTCTCGATCGCCGGACTCGCCGTGGTCGACATGGTCAAGGGGCTGGACAAGTCGGTGTCACTCGCGGACGTGCGCCTCGTCGCGAAGACGGGCGGCAAGTCGGGTGACTGGACGCGGCCGGCGACCGGGCAGGAGGCCAGGACCCCATGA
- a CDS encoding DUF4235 domain-containing protein, which yields MAQNETEPTLAVKIGTIALTFAAGWAAQKALALVWKQVTGNDAPTKPDDPELDMVQATVFAAVAAGTAVLAKRVAARGAQRAVARIAARSGSRAH from the coding sequence GTGGCCCAGAATGAGACGGAACCGACACTTGCGGTAAAGATCGGCACCATCGCCCTCACGTTCGCCGCCGGCTGGGCGGCGCAGAAGGCGCTGGCGCTCGTCTGGAAGCAGGTCACCGGAAACGACGCACCCACCAAACCCGACGACCCGGAGCTCGACATGGTCCAGGCGACCGTGTTCGCCGCGGTCGCCGCCGGGACGGCCGTGCTCGCCAAGCGGGTGGCCGCCCGCGGCGCGCAACGTGCGGTGGCCCGGATCGCAGCCCGTTCGGGGTCCCGCGCGCACTGA
- a CDS encoding thiamine ABC transporter substrate-binding protein, whose translation MTTFRRTTVTTATAASAAAALLLSGCTGQPEGDQGADASPASDTVTLVTHDSFALSDGILAKFEDETGLTVEVNAAGDAGTLANQLVLTKDAPLGDAVFGIDNTFASRVTEEGVIAGDLAQIDQGDVCINADKEWFAEQNLDAPETLADLAEPGYQGLLVVSNPATSSPGLAFLLATYDAFGENGFGDYWQALRENDVKVVDSWEDAYYVDFSGADGEGDRPLVLSYSTSPAYTVTDDGESTTTALLDTCFRQEEYAGVLTGADNPDGAWELVRFLQSDTVQEDLPGSMYMYPAHEDVPLPAEWVKHAPLAEDPYEVAPEDIAAHRDEWIEAWTAIVLG comes from the coding sequence ATGACCACGTTCCGCCGCACCACCGTGACCACGGCGACTGCCGCGTCCGCCGCGGCCGCACTCCTGCTCTCCGGATGCACGGGCCAGCCCGAGGGAGACCAAGGGGCCGATGCCTCGCCGGCGTCGGACACCGTCACGCTCGTCACGCACGACTCCTTCGCCCTCAGCGACGGCATTCTCGCGAAGTTCGAGGACGAGACCGGGCTCACGGTCGAGGTCAACGCCGCCGGCGACGCCGGCACGCTCGCCAACCAGCTCGTGCTGACCAAGGACGCGCCCCTCGGCGACGCCGTGTTCGGCATCGACAACACGTTCGCGTCGCGCGTCACCGAGGAGGGCGTGATCGCGGGCGACCTCGCGCAGATCGATCAGGGCGACGTCTGCATCAACGCGGACAAGGAATGGTTCGCCGAGCAGAACCTCGACGCCCCCGAGACCCTCGCGGACCTGGCCGAGCCCGGGTACCAGGGCCTGCTCGTCGTGTCGAACCCGGCGACGTCGTCCCCCGGGCTCGCGTTCCTGCTGGCCACCTACGATGCGTTCGGGGAGAACGGCTTCGGCGACTACTGGCAGGCGCTGCGGGAGAACGACGTGAAGGTGGTCGACTCCTGGGAGGACGCCTACTACGTCGACTTCTCCGGCGCGGACGGTGAGGGCGACCGCCCGCTCGTCCTGTCGTACTCGACGTCCCCTGCCTACACGGTGACGGACGACGGTGAGTCCACCACCACCGCGCTGCTCGACACCTGCTTCCGCCAGGAGGAGTACGCCGGCGTGCTGACCGGTGCCGACAACCCGGACGGCGCCTGGGAGCTCGTGCGGTTCCTGCAGTCGGACACGGTCCAGGAGGACCTGCCCGGCTCGATGTACATGTACCCGGCCCACGAGGACGTCCCTCTCCCCGCGGAGTGGGTGAAGCACGCCCCGCTCGCCGAGGACCCGTACGAGGTGGCCCCGGAGGACATCGCGGCGCACCGTGACGAGTGGATCGAGGCGTGGACCGCGATCGTGCTGGGGTGA
- a CDS encoding ABC transporter permease — MRPSVRRGLVWASIALVPLLFVGLFFVWPVTALVLRGFVADGALDLTGFADVLGRPRTWRLVGLTLAQSVLGTAFSLLAGLPVAFLLYRRAFPGRGLLRGLVTVPFVLPTVVVGVAFRSLFVPDGALGFLGLEETLGGIVIALVFFNISVVVRTVGGLWERLDPRAEQAAAALGASPPRVWWTVTLPSLAPALVSAASVVFLFCATAFGVVMVLGGARYGTVETEIWVRTTQFLDLRSAAVLSIVQLAVVATALAVSARTRGRREAALHLVSDRTSAQPLRRSRGDLAAVAATVTVVGGLILLPLGGLALRSFRGPDGALGLSNYTALGTTGERGALTVTVWEALGNSLRTAAWACAIALVVGGLVALLASRRPRGSGARRAVSLLDGLFMLPLGVSAVTVGFGFLVTLDQPFGVQYDLRTSPALVPIAQAVVAVPLVARTVLPVLRAIDPRLREVAGTLGAGPGAVLRTVDLPLAARSLGLAVGFAFAVSLGEFGATSFLVRPQNETLPIVIFRLIGRPGAENYGMALAASVVLATLTAVVMMLAERLRGDHGGGEF; from the coding sequence GTGAGGCCTTCCGTCCGGCGCGGGCTGGTCTGGGCGTCGATCGCGCTCGTCCCGCTGCTGTTCGTGGGCCTGTTCTTCGTGTGGCCCGTGACGGCGCTCGTCCTGCGCGGATTCGTCGCCGACGGCGCGCTCGACCTGACGGGGTTCGCCGACGTCCTCGGACGCCCGCGCACGTGGCGCCTCGTCGGCCTGACGCTTGCCCAGTCCGTGCTCGGCACCGCGTTCTCGCTCCTCGCCGGACTCCCCGTCGCCTTCCTCCTGTACCGGCGCGCGTTCCCCGGCCGGGGCCTCCTGCGCGGACTCGTGACGGTCCCGTTCGTGCTGCCCACCGTCGTGGTCGGCGTCGCGTTCCGCAGCCTGTTCGTGCCCGACGGCGCGCTCGGGTTCCTCGGCCTGGAGGAGACCCTGGGCGGGATCGTCATCGCCCTCGTCTTCTTCAACATCTCCGTCGTGGTGCGCACGGTCGGCGGGCTCTGGGAGCGCCTCGACCCCCGCGCCGAGCAGGCGGCGGCCGCGCTCGGCGCCTCGCCACCACGCGTGTGGTGGACGGTCACGCTGCCATCGCTCGCCCCCGCGCTCGTCTCGGCCGCGTCGGTGGTGTTCCTCTTCTGCGCGACCGCGTTCGGCGTCGTCATGGTGCTCGGCGGCGCGCGGTACGGCACCGTCGAGACGGAGATCTGGGTGCGCACCACGCAGTTCCTCGACCTGCGGTCCGCGGCCGTGCTCTCGATCGTGCAGCTCGCCGTCGTCGCCACCGCCCTGGCCGTCTCCGCGCGCACCCGCGGCCGCCGTGAGGCCGCGCTGCACCTCGTCAGCGACCGGACCTCGGCCCAGCCGCTGCGCCGATCGCGCGGTGACCTGGCAGCGGTGGCGGCCACCGTCACCGTCGTCGGAGGGCTCATCCTGCTGCCACTGGGCGGTCTCGCGCTGCGTTCCTTCCGCGGGCCCGACGGCGCCCTCGGCCTGTCCAACTACACCGCGCTCGGCACCACCGGCGAGCGCGGCGCGCTCACCGTCACCGTCTGGGAGGCACTCGGGAACTCCCTGCGCACGGCCGCATGGGCGTGCGCGATCGCCCTCGTCGTGGGGGGACTCGTCGCGCTCCTCGCGTCGCGGCGCCCGCGCGGCAGCGGAGCCAGGCGCGCCGTGTCCCTGCTGGACGGGCTGTTCATGCTGCCCCTCGGGGTGTCGGCGGTGACCGTGGGCTTCGGGTTCCTCGTCACCCTCGATCAGCCGTTCGGCGTCCAGTACGACCTGCGGACGTCGCCGGCGCTCGTGCCGATCGCGCAGGCCGTCGTCGCGGTCCCGCTCGTCGCGCGCACCGTGCTGCCCGTGCTCCGGGCCATCGACCCCCGCCTGCGCGAGGTCGCCGGAACGCTCGGCGCGGGCCCCGGGGCGGTTCTGCGCACCGTCGACCTCCCCCTCGCCGCGCGGTCCCTCGGGCTCGCCGTCGGATTCGCGTTCGCCGTGTCCCTCGGGGAGTTCGGCGCGACGTCGTTCCTCGTGCGGCCGCAGAACGAGACGCTGCCCATCGTGATCTTCCGGCTGATCGGCCGGCCGGGAGCCGAGAACTACGGGATGGCGCTCGCGGCGTCGGTGGTGCTGGCCACCCTGACCGCGGTGGTGATGATGCTGGCGGAACGCCTGCGGGGCGATCATGGCGGAGGAGAGTTCTGA
- a CDS encoding ABC transporter ATP-binding protein yields MVSLNSGTGSTGTATGAARDGAGLAVRDVVVRYAKAPGRPWRRARATTTAVDHVWIDVDQGEIVALLGPSGCGKSSLLRAVAGLEPLAGGTVTWDDADLAGVPVHRRQFGLMFQDGQLFPHRDVGRNVAYGLEAQHVPGPARSERVAGLLDLVGLTGYERRRVTTLSGGERQRVALARALAPSPRLLLLDEPLSALDRRLRERLAGDVRRVLKETGTTALFVTHDHEEAFAVADRVGVMSGGRLLQVAPPDELREKPASREVAEFLGLT; encoded by the coding sequence ATGGTCTCGCTCAACTCGGGTACCGGATCGACGGGCACGGCCACCGGCGCCGCCCGTGACGGGGCCGGGCTCGCCGTGCGCGACGTCGTCGTGCGTTACGCGAAGGCGCCCGGCCGGCCGTGGCGCCGGGCGCGCGCCACCACGACCGCCGTCGACCACGTCTGGATCGACGTGGACCAGGGCGAGATCGTCGCCCTGCTCGGGCCGAGCGGGTGCGGCAAGTCGTCCCTCCTGCGCGCCGTCGCGGGGCTGGAGCCCCTCGCGGGCGGGACGGTCACGTGGGACGACGCCGACCTCGCCGGCGTGCCGGTGCACCGGCGCCAGTTCGGCCTGATGTTCCAGGACGGGCAGCTCTTCCCGCACCGTGATGTCGGGCGGAACGTCGCCTACGGGCTGGAGGCGCAGCACGTCCCGGGGCCGGCGCGGTCCGAGCGTGTCGCCGGGCTGCTGGACCTGGTGGGGCTCACGGGCTACGAACGACGCCGGGTGACGACGCTGTCCGGGGGAGAGCGGCAACGGGTGGCGCTCGCGCGGGCCCTCGCCCCGAGCCCGCGGCTGCTGCTCCTCGACGAGCCGCTCTCCGCGCTGGACCGCCGGCTGCGGGAACGCCTGGCCGGCGACGTGCGCCGGGTCCTCAAGGAGACGGGCACGACGGCGCTCTTCGTCACGCACGACCACGAAGAGGCCTTCGCGGTGGCGGACCGGGTCGGCGTCATGTCCGGCGGCCGACTGCTCCAGGTCGCGCCGCCCGACGAACTCCGCGAGAAGCCGGCATCACGCGAGGTGGCCGAGTTCCTCGGCCTGACCTGA